One Streptococcus sp. zg-86 DNA window includes the following coding sequences:
- a CDS encoding class II fructose-bisphosphate aldolase: MPVVSAEKFVQAARDNGYAVGGFNTNNLEWTQAILRAAEAKKAPVLIQTSMGAAKYMGGYKVARNLIANLVESMNITVPVAIHLDHGHYEDALECIEVGYTSIMFDGSHLPVEENLEKAREVVKLAHAKGISVEAEVGTIGGEEDGIIGSGELAPIEDAKAMVETGIDFLAAGIGNIHGPYPANWEGLDLDHLKKLTEAVPGFPIVLHGGSGIPDEQIQAAIKLGVAKVNVNTECQIAFANATRKFAASYEANEAEYDKKKLFDPRKFLADGVKAIQASVEERIDVFGSENKA; this comes from the coding sequence ATGCCAGTCGTTTCAGCAGAAAAATTCGTCCAAGCAGCTCGTGACAACGGTTACGCAGTTGGTGGATTTAACACAAACAACCTTGAGTGGACTCAAGCTATCTTGCGTGCAGCAGAAGCTAAAAAAGCTCCTGTTTTAATCCAAACATCAATGGGTGCAGCAAAATATATGGGTGGTTACAAAGTAGCTCGTAACTTGATTGCAAACCTTGTAGAATCAATGAACATCACAGTTCCAGTTGCTATTCACCTTGACCATGGTCACTACGAAGATGCACTTGAGTGTATCGAAGTAGGTTACACTTCAATCATGTTTGACGGTTCACACCTTCCAGTTGAAGAAAACCTTGAAAAAGCACGCGAAGTTGTTAAATTGGCACATGCAAAAGGAATTTCGGTTGAGGCTGAAGTTGGAACAATCGGTGGAGAAGAAGACGGAATTATCGGTTCTGGTGAACTTGCTCCAATCGAAGATGCAAAAGCAATGGTAGAAACTGGTATCGACTTCTTGGCAGCAGGTATCGGTAACATCCACGGTCCATACCCAGCAAATTGGGAAGGTCTTGACCTTGATCACTTGAAGAAATTGACAGAAGCTGTTCCAGGTTTCCCAATCGTACTTCACGGTGGTTCTGGTATTCCTGATGAGCAAATCCAAGCAGCTATCAAACTTGGTGTGGCAAAAGTTAACGTAAATACTGAGTGCCAAATCGCATTTGCAAACGCAACTCGTAAATTTGCAGCATCTTATGAAGCAAACGAAGCAGAATACGACAAGAAAAAACTCTTTGACCCACGTAAATTCTTGGCTGACGGTGTAAAAGCTATCCAAGCATCTGTTGAAGAGCGTATTGACGTTTTCGGTTCTGAAAACAAGGCTTAA
- the rpmB gene encoding 50S ribosomal protein L28 — MAKVCYFTGRKTVSGNNRSHAMNQTKRAVKPNLQKVTVLIDGKPKKVWASARALKSGKIERV; from the coding sequence ATGGCTAAAGTATGTTATTTTACAGGTCGTAAAACTGTATCAGGAAACAACCGTTCACATGCGATGAACCAAACAAAACGTGCGGTAAAACCAAATCTTCAAAAAGTAACTGTTTTGATTGATGGAAAACCTAAAAAAGTTTGGGCTTCAGCTCGCGCACTTAAATCAGGTAAAATTGAACGTGTTTAA
- a CDS encoding Asp23/Gls24 family envelope stress response protein, with protein sequence MTVKINTKDGQIELTDDVIATVVGGATTEIFGVVGMASKSAIKDNFQALLGKENYAKGVVIKTTEGGHIAVDVYTVMSYGVKISEVSRNIQERVKFNLENQLGIAADTVNVYIQNIKVVGE encoded by the coding sequence ATGACGGTTAAAATCAATACAAAAGATGGCCAGATTGAGCTAACAGATGATGTCATTGCTACGGTTGTGGGTGGTGCTACGACAGAGATTTTTGGCGTTGTTGGTATGGCCAGCAAATCTGCGATTAAGGATAATTTCCAAGCGCTTCTCGGTAAGGAAAATTATGCCAAGGGTGTTGTGATTAAGACGACAGAAGGAGGGCATATCGCAGTAGATGTCTATACTGTGATGAGCTATGGTGTCAAAATCAGTGAGGTTTCTCGTAATATCCAAGAGCGTGTGAAATTTAACTTGGAAAATCAATTAGGGATTGCAGCAGATACGGTCAATGTCTATATTCAAAATATCAAAGTCGTAGGAGAATAA
- a CDS encoding DAK2 domain-containing protein yields MSKITTSLFQEMVQAASTRLNKQAEYVNSLNVFPVPDGDTGTNMGMTITNGAKEVSDKPANTVGEAAQILSKGLLMGARGNSGVITSQLFRGFGQSVKGKDELTGKDLAQAFQHGVEVAYKAVMKPVEGTILTVSRGAATAALKKSEQTDDAVEVMRATLEGAKRALKKTPDLLPVLKEVGVVDSGGQGLVYIYEGFLAALTGEYIASDDFEATPAVMSGMINAEHHKSVAGHVATEDITFGYCTEIMVALRQGPTYVKEFDYEEFRTYLNDLGDSLLVVNDDEIVKVHVHTEDPGLVMQAGLQYGSLVKVKVDNMREQHEAQVEKEESFQKPAEQTEYAVIAVAAGEGLTEIFKSQGVDYVISGGQTMNPSTEDFVKAIDLVNARNVILLPNNKNILMAAQSAAEVAEVAVKVVETRTIPQGFTSLLAFDPSRDIEANFEAMTASLVDVKSGSVTTAVRDTTIDGLEIHENDNLGMVDSKIVVSNPDMMATLEATFEAMLDEDSEIVTIYVGEDGHQELAETLAEALEEKFEDIEVEIHQGGQPVYPYLFSVE; encoded by the coding sequence GTGTCTAAAATTACAACTAGTTTATTTCAAGAAATGGTGCAAGCTGCATCAACTCGTCTGAATAAACAAGCAGAATATGTGAATTCATTAAATGTCTTTCCTGTTCCAGATGGAGATACAGGAACCAATATGGGCATGACCATTACCAATGGTGCAAAAGAAGTGTCTGATAAACCTGCTAACACGGTTGGTGAAGCAGCTCAAATTTTATCCAAAGGTTTGTTGATGGGAGCTCGTGGAAATTCAGGAGTAATCACTTCTCAATTATTCCGTGGTTTTGGCCAATCAGTTAAAGGAAAAGACGAGTTAACAGGAAAAGACCTAGCACAAGCCTTCCAGCATGGTGTTGAAGTAGCTTATAAAGCGGTAATGAAGCCGGTTGAAGGGACAATCCTTACGGTATCTCGTGGTGCAGCAACTGCAGCTTTGAAAAAATCTGAGCAGACAGATGATGCAGTTGAAGTGATGCGTGCAACCCTAGAGGGAGCAAAACGTGCACTCAAGAAAACACCAGATTTGCTTCCAGTATTGAAAGAAGTTGGTGTAGTAGATTCTGGTGGCCAAGGTCTGGTTTATATCTATGAAGGCTTTTTAGCGGCTTTAACTGGTGAATACATTGCTTCTGATGATTTTGAAGCAACTCCTGCGGTGATGTCTGGGATGATTAATGCAGAGCATCACAAGTCAGTAGCGGGACATGTTGCAACAGAAGATATTACATTTGGTTACTGTACAGAAATCATGGTGGCTCTTCGTCAAGGGCCAACCTATGTAAAAGAATTTGATTACGAAGAATTTCGTACCTATTTGAATGACTTAGGGGATTCTCTCCTAGTGGTGAATGATGACGAAATTGTAAAAGTCCATGTTCACACAGAAGATCCAGGACTGGTTATGCAGGCAGGTCTCCAGTATGGTAGTTTGGTAAAAGTCAAAGTGGACAATATGCGTGAGCAACATGAAGCGCAAGTAGAAAAAGAAGAGAGTTTCCAAAAACCAGCTGAACAAACAGAATACGCAGTGATTGCTGTTGCAGCGGGTGAAGGTTTAACTGAAATCTTCAAGTCACAAGGGGTAGACTATGTGATTTCAGGTGGTCAAACCATGAATCCTTCTACCGAAGACTTTGTAAAGGCAATTGATTTGGTCAATGCACGCAACGTTATCTTACTGCCGAATAATAAGAACATCTTAATGGCGGCTCAATCAGCAGCAGAAGTTGCAGAAGTAGCTGTCAAAGTCGTGGAAACACGGACGATTCCGCAAGGATTTACTAGTTTACTAGCCTTTGATCCAAGTCGCGATATTGAAGCAAACTTTGAAGCGATGACAGCTTCGCTTGTTGATGTTAAAAGTGGTAGTGTGACGACGGCAGTTCGTGATACGACGATTGACGGTCTTGAAATTCATGAAAATGACAATCTTGGCATGGTTGACAGTAAGATTGTTGTGTCTAATCCTGATATGATGGCAACGCTAGAGGCAACTTTTGAAGCGATGCTAGATGAAGACAGCGAGATTGTTACTATCTACGTTGGAGAAGATGGTCATCAAGAATTAGCCGAAACCCTCGCCGAAGCATTAGAAGAAAAATTTGAAGACATTGAAGTGGAAATCCACCAAGGTGGCCAACCAGTATACCCATATTTGTTTAGTGTTGAATAG
- a CDS encoding LacI family DNA-binding transcriptional regulator, translating to MEDKQKKSVTMKDVAQRAGVSVGTVSRVINQEQGIKKTTLEKVQQAIAELDYIPDVYARGMKTNRTETVALILPTIWHPFFSEFAFFVEEALSKKNYKLLLCNTDGAKKEIEYLSMLRQNKVDGIIAITYSPIEDYLASNIPFVSIDRTYQDKEIACVTSDNQTGGELAARMLLEKGCQHLAFVGSHNNTVNETKKRRQFFEETVRLTDKECLIFDLEEPFDNFLEQLEAFLEQHPQIDGIFAINDFTALEVMHILVKQGKRVPDDVQIIGYDGIRMAKEHEYLVSTIKQPLEQMAEEAVSILLSIIDHQTPSRQSVLPISYVEGKTTKNFSKTLDRKRYQ from the coding sequence ATGGAGGATAAGCAAAAAAAATCGGTTACAATGAAAGATGTAGCGCAGCGAGCGGGCGTCAGTGTAGGTACAGTATCGCGTGTCATCAACCAAGAGCAAGGTATTAAGAAAACAACGCTCGAAAAGGTTCAACAAGCGATTGCTGAGCTTGATTATATTCCAGATGTTTATGCCCGAGGTATGAAAACCAATCGGACAGAGACAGTCGCTTTAATTCTGCCGACCATTTGGCATCCATTCTTTAGCGAGTTTGCCTTTTTTGTTGAAGAAGCCCTCAGCAAGAAGAATTATAAATTATTGCTGTGCAATACAGATGGGGCTAAAAAAGAAATTGAATATTTATCCATGTTGCGACAAAATAAGGTAGACGGTATTATTGCGATTACCTATAGTCCAATTGAAGATTATTTAGCATCGAATATTCCTTTTGTAAGTATTGATAGAACCTACCAGGATAAGGAAATTGCTTGTGTCACATCGGATAATCAAACAGGTGGAGAACTTGCGGCTCGAATGCTTTTAGAAAAGGGCTGCCAGCATCTAGCCTTTGTGGGGAGTCACAACAACACGGTCAATGAGACCAAAAAACGCCGTCAATTTTTTGAAGAGACAGTAAGGTTGACGGATAAGGAATGCTTGATTTTTGATTTAGAAGAGCCATTTGATAATTTTCTAGAACAGCTAGAAGCTTTTCTGGAACAACATCCGCAAATTGATGGTATCTTTGCAATCAATGATTTTACAGCTTTAGAAGTTATGCATATCTTAGTAAAACAGGGCAAACGAGTCCCTGATGATGTCCAGATTATTGGTTATGACGGTATTCGTATGGCCAAAGAGCATGAATATCTAGTCTCTACGATTAAACAACCATTAGAGCAAATGGCAGAAGAAGCAGTTAGTATTCTGCTTTCAATCATTGATCATCAGACTCCTAGCCGACAAAGTGTCTTACCAATTTCCTATGTTGAAGGGAAAACAACAAAAAATTTTTCAAAAACACTTGACAGAAAGCGCTACCAATGA
- a CDS encoding ABC transporter permease produces the protein MNVGKDYSLWSRIKRQKVLLMMLFPGLLLTFVFKYIPMYGILIAFKDYNPLKGVMGSEWIGFQEFTKFLSSPNFGILLGNTLKLSVYGLLLGFLPPIILAIMLNQLLSDKAKKRIQLILYAPNFISVVVIVGMIFLFFSVGGPINSLLSLFGIKANFLTDPNAFRPLYIFSGIWQGMGWASTLYTATLVNVDTSLIEAAKMDGANIFQRIWHIDLPALRPVMVIQFVLAAGNIMNVGYEKAFLMQTSLNLTSSEIISTYVYKVGLVSGDYSYSTAVGLFNAVINVILLVAVNQIVKRMNDGQGL, from the coding sequence ATGAACGTAGGAAAGGATTACTCTTTGTGGAGTAGAATCAAACGGCAAAAAGTATTGCTAATGATGCTATTTCCTGGCTTGTTGTTGACGTTTGTCTTTAAGTACATACCGATGTACGGTATCTTGATTGCCTTTAAAGATTACAATCCTTTAAAGGGTGTAATGGGAAGTGAGTGGATTGGATTTCAAGAATTTACCAAATTTCTCTCCTCTCCTAACTTCGGTATTTTGTTAGGGAACACCTTGAAATTAAGTGTGTATGGCTTACTGTTAGGTTTCTTACCACCGATTATCTTGGCAATTATGCTCAATCAGTTACTAAGCGATAAGGCGAAAAAGCGGATTCAACTCATTCTGTATGCACCAAACTTTATCTCTGTTGTGGTTATTGTCGGAATGATATTTCTCTTCTTCTCAGTTGGAGGTCCAATCAATAGCCTACTATCACTTTTTGGGATTAAAGCGAATTTTTTGACCGATCCAAATGCCTTCAGACCACTTTATATTTTTAGTGGAATCTGGCAAGGAATGGGTTGGGCTTCCACGCTGTACACCGCAACACTGGTCAATGTAGATACGTCCTTGATTGAAGCAGCAAAGATGGATGGTGCTAATATTTTCCAACGAATTTGGCATATTGATTTGCCAGCCTTAAGACCTGTTATGGTGATTCAATTTGTACTAGCAGCTGGAAACATCATGAATGTCGGCTATGAAAAAGCCTTCTTGATGCAAACATCACTCAACTTGACGAGTTCCGAGATTATCTCAACCTATGTTTATAAGGTCGGTCTTGTCTCAGGAGATTATTCTTACTCGACAGCAGTAGGGCTCTTCAATGCAGTTATCAATGTTATCTTATTGGTTGCAGTGAATCAAATTGTGAAACGAATGAATGATGGTCAAGGATTATAA
- a CDS encoding carbohydrate ABC transporter permease, protein MNTQIYTKFDRRMLVVNKIIIAFLVLITLVPMLYILVASFMDPQVLVSKGISFNPADWTVEGYQRVFSDKSIIRGFFNSLFYSFSFATLTVFLSVLTAYPLSKKDLVGKKWINAFLIFTMFFGGGLVPTYLLVKDLGMLNTVWAIIVPGAINVWNIILARTYFQGIPDELLEAAYIDGANDLEIFVKIMLPLAKPIMFVLFLYAFVGQWNSYFDAMIYIKDPNLEPLQLVLRKILIQSEPGKDMIGAQAAMNEMKRIAEMIKYATIVISSLPLIVMYPFFQKYFDKGIMAGSLKG, encoded by the coding sequence ATGAATACACAGATTTATACGAAATTTGACCGACGTATGCTGGTTGTCAATAAAATCATCATTGCCTTTTTGGTCCTTATTACACTTGTTCCAATGCTCTATATTCTAGTCGCCTCCTTTATGGATCCTCAAGTGCTTGTTAGCAAAGGAATTAGTTTTAATCCGGCTGATTGGACGGTTGAAGGCTATCAAAGGGTATTTAGTGACAAGTCAATTATAAGAGGTTTCTTCAATTCTCTCTTTTACTCCTTCAGTTTTGCTACTCTAACAGTGTTCTTATCCGTTCTGACCGCCTATCCCTTATCGAAAAAGGATTTGGTTGGAAAGAAATGGATTAATGCCTTTCTCATCTTTACCATGTTCTTTGGTGGAGGTTTGGTTCCAACCTATTTGCTTGTGAAAGATTTAGGGATGTTAAATACCGTATGGGCCATTATTGTACCAGGTGCTATTAATGTTTGGAATATCATTTTGGCAAGAACCTATTTCCAAGGGATTCCAGATGAATTGCTTGAAGCAGCGTATATTGACGGAGCAAATGATTTAGAAATCTTTGTCAAGATTATGTTGCCACTTGCTAAACCAATTATGTTTGTTCTTTTCTTATATGCTTTTGTCGGACAATGGAATTCATACTTTGATGCCATGATTTATATCAAAGATCCAAACTTAGAACCGCTCCAACTTGTTTTGCGGAAGATTTTGATTCAAAGTGAGCCAGGAAAAGATATGATTGGGGCTCAGGCTGCGATGAATGAAATGAAACGAATTGCAGAAATGATTAAGTATGCAACAATTGTTATCTCTAGTTTGCCGCTGATTGTCATGTATCCATTCTTCCAGAAATACTTTGATAAGGGTATTATGGCTGGTTCATTAAAAGGGTGA
- a CDS encoding ABC transporter substrate-binding protein, translating to MKKWMSLSATLLATSTLVLAACGSKNTASSPDYKLENVSFPLKEKVTLKFITGSSPLAPKNPNDKLIYQRLEEETGVHIDWTNYSSDFGEKRNLDISSGDLPDAIHNDGASDVELVKWAKQGVIIPVEDLIEKYMPNLQKILEEKPEYRALMTAPDGHIYSFPWIEELGDGKESIHSVNDMAWINKDWLKKLNLEMPTTTDELVKVLEAFKTQDPNGNGKADEIPMSFINAGGNEDFKLLFGAFGIGDNDDHLVVGNDGVVDFTADNPEYKEGVKFIRQLQEKGLLDPEAFEQDWNTYIAKGGEHQYGVYFTWDKANVSGFNDSYDVLPVLAGPNGKKHVARTNGMGFSRDRMVITSANKNLELTAKWIDAQYAPLQSVQNNWGTYGDDTQQNIFEFDKATNSLKHLPLEGTAPGELRQKTEVGGPLAILDSYYGKVTTKPDDAAWRLDILKQTYVPYMNNDSIYPRVFMEEEDLDKLAQIEADMNDYIYRKRAEWIVNGNIDKEWDDYLKELEKYGLSDWLAIKQKYYDKYLENQK from the coding sequence ATGAAAAAATGGATGAGTCTTAGTGCGACTCTATTAGCAACATCTACTTTGGTCTTGGCTGCTTGTGGTAGCAAAAATACAGCTTCAAGTCCAGATTATAAGCTTGAAAATGTTTCCTTCCCTCTAAAGGAAAAAGTGACCTTGAAATTTATCACAGGTAGTTCACCACTTGCTCCCAAAAATCCGAATGATAAATTGATTTACCAACGTTTAGAGGAAGAAACAGGTGTCCATATTGACTGGACAAACTACTCTTCTGATTTTGGCGAAAAACGAAACTTGGATATTTCATCCGGAGATTTACCAGATGCAATTCATAATGACGGTGCTTCTGATGTCGAATTGGTTAAATGGGCAAAACAAGGTGTGATTATTCCGGTTGAAGATCTGATTGAGAAATACATGCCAAACTTGCAGAAGATTTTGGAAGAGAAGCCAGAATACCGTGCCTTGATGACAGCACCAGATGGTCATATCTATTCATTCCCTTGGATTGAGGAATTGGGTGACGGAAAAGAATCGATTCACTCTGTGAATGACATGGCTTGGATTAACAAAGATTGGTTGAAAAAATTAAATCTTGAAATGCCAACCACCACAGATGAATTGGTGAAAGTGCTAGAAGCCTTCAAGACACAAGATCCAAATGGAAATGGCAAAGCTGATGAAATTCCAATGTCCTTTATCAATGCAGGCGGAAATGAAGATTTCAAACTTTTGTTTGGAGCATTTGGTATCGGGGATAACGATGATCACTTGGTCGTTGGAAATGACGGCGTGGTGGACTTTACGGCTGACAACCCAGAATATAAAGAAGGTGTAAAATTCATTCGTCAATTGCAAGAAAAAGGTTTGCTTGATCCAGAAGCCTTTGAGCAAGATTGGAACACCTATATTGCAAAAGGTGGCGAACATCAGTACGGGGTTTACTTTACATGGGATAAAGCCAACGTTTCAGGTTTTAATGATAGCTATGATGTCCTACCAGTTCTGGCAGGACCAAACGGTAAAAAACATGTGGCTCGTACAAACGGAATGGGCTTCTCACGCGACCGTATGGTGATTACAAGTGCCAATAAAAACCTTGAATTGACAGCCAAATGGATTGATGCCCAGTATGCACCATTGCAATCTGTTCAAAATAACTGGGGTACTTATGGCGATGATACGCAACAAAATATCTTTGAATTTGACAAAGCAACAAATAGTTTGAAACACTTGCCACTTGAAGGAACAGCACCAGGAGAGCTTCGTCAGAAAACAGAAGTCGGAGGACCACTCGCTATCCTAGACAGCTACTATGGTAAAGTGACAACAAAACCAGATGACGCTGCATGGCGCTTAGATATTTTGAAGCAAACCTATGTTCCATATATGAACAATGATTCTATCTACCCACGTGTCTTCATGGAAGAAGAAGATTTGGATAAACTTGCTCAAATTGAAGCAGACATGAATGACTATATCTATCGCAAACGTGCAGAGTGGATTGTTAACGGCAACATCGATAAAGAATGGGATGACTATCTCAAGGAATTAGAAAAATATGGCTTGTCAGATTGGTTAGCCATCAAACAAAAATATTACGATAAATACTTAGAAAATCAAAAATAG
- a CDS encoding glycoside hydrolase family 32 protein, with amino-acid sequence MGDVLSVTKANEYIAEHQAEVNPLYKPEAHFTAPIGWINDPNGLVYFREEYHLFYQYYPYGTQWGPMHWGHAKSKDLLHWEHLPVALAPDQSYDKDGCFSGSAIVKDDVLWLMYTGHIVNADGSISQVQNMAFSKDGIQFEKLDSNPVATGEMLPEELIASDFRDPKLFEKNGHYYAVVAAKHREDVGTIVLLESPDLVNWNFASIFLKGEPHQGFMWECPDYFELDEVSCLAMSPMRYEKTGLDYANINSSVIMTGRVDWDKKVFELETVKEIDHGHDFYAPQSLENAAGERIMIAWMQTWGRTNITDQLDHKWACAMTLPRKLKWDNGVLVQELPASLLEQLPVLSEQGAVEVGYFQGDWSGGKVFRLGSEADYIEFGYDAERQEVYIDRSSLKQAIQGEEAWSTERRAVQAENPHVLVVLDTNSIELFVNGGQDSLTSTYFLSGQRQLVTY; translated from the coding sequence ATGGGAGACGTATTGAGTGTAACCAAAGCCAACGAGTATATTGCGGAGCATCAAGCAGAGGTGAATCCTTTGTACAAGCCTGAGGCTCACTTTACAGCGCCGATAGGTTGGATCAACGATCCGAATGGTTTGGTGTATTTCAGAGAGGAATACCATTTGTTTTACCAATATTATCCCTACGGAACACAGTGGGGGCCAATGCACTGGGGACATGCAAAGAGTAAGGATTTGCTCCATTGGGAACATCTCCCAGTGGCCCTTGCTCCTGATCAATCTTATGATAAGGATGGTTGCTTCTCAGGAAGTGCTATTGTCAAAGACGATGTTCTTTGGTTGATGTATACCGGTCATATTGTTAATGCAGATGGCTCTATTTCACAAGTGCAAAACATGGCTTTTTCCAAAGACGGCATTCAGTTTGAAAAATTAGACTCCAATCCAGTTGCGACAGGGGAGATGCTACCAGAAGAGCTCATTGCCAGTGATTTCCGAGACCCAAAATTATTTGAAAAAAATGGCCATTATTATGCGGTTGTTGCTGCCAAACACCGTGAGGATGTTGGGACGATTGTTCTACTTGAATCACCCGACTTAGTCAATTGGAACTTTGCTTCTATTTTCTTAAAAGGTGAGCCACATCAAGGCTTTATGTGGGAGTGTCCTGATTACTTTGAATTGGATGAGGTGTCTTGTCTAGCTATGTCACCGATGCGATATGAAAAGACCGGTCTTGACTATGCAAATATCAATTCTTCTGTCATTATGACAGGTCGTGTAGATTGGGACAAGAAGGTCTTTGAACTGGAAACAGTCAAAGAAATTGACCACGGTCATGATTTTTATGCACCTCAAAGTTTGGAAAATGCAGCTGGGGAACGCATTATGATTGCTTGGATGCAGACTTGGGGTCGGACCAATATCACGGATCAATTAGACCATAAGTGGGCTTGTGCTATGACCTTACCAAGAAAATTGAAATGGGACAACGGGGTACTTGTTCAAGAGCTTCCTGCCAGCTTGTTAGAGCAATTACCCGTCTTGTCTGAGCAAGGAGCAGTTGAAGTCGGCTATTTCCAAGGAGATTGGAGTGGTGGAAAGGTCTTTCGATTGGGAAGCGAAGCGGACTATATCGAATTTGGTTATGATGCAGAAAGACAAGAAGTCTACATTGATCGCAGTTCATTAAAACAAGCGATTCAAGGAGAGGAAGCCTGGTCTACGGAACGCCGTGCTGTGCAAGCTGAAAATCCCCACGTATTAGTGGTTCTTGATACAAATAGCATCGAACTCTTTGTGAATGGCGGTCAGGATAGCTTGACCAGTACCTATTTCTTGTCAGGCCAACGCCAGTTAGTTACATATTAG
- the rpsF gene encoding 30S ribosomal protein S6, with translation MAKYEILYIIRPNIEEEAKNALVARFDSILTDNGATVVESKAWEKRRLAYEIKDFREGLYHIVNVEATDDVALKEFDRLSKINGDILRHMIVKLDA, from the coding sequence ATGGCTAAATACGAAATTCTTTATATTATTCGTCCAAACATTGAAGAAGAAGCTAAAAATGCTTTGGTAGCACGCTTTGACTCTATCTTGACTGACAACGGTGCAACTGTTGTTGAATCAAAAGCATGGGAAAAACGTCGTCTTGCATACGAAATCAAAGATTTCCGTGAAGGACTTTACCACATCGTGAACGTTGAAGCAACTGATGACGTAGCTCTTAAAGAGTTTGACCGTCTTTCAAAAATCAACGGCGACATTCTTCGTCATATGATTGTAAAATTAGACGCGTAA
- a CDS encoding single-stranded DNA-binding protein has translation MINNVVLVGRMTRDAELRYTPSNQAVATFTLAVNRNFKNQNGEREADFINVVIWRQQAENLANWAKKGALVGITGRIQTRSYDNQQGQRVYVTEVVAESFQLLESRTAREGQGGGYQASNSFAGGNDYNTSYQAPAQSTPNFAREESPFGTTNPMDISDDDLPF, from the coding sequence ATGATAAATAATGTAGTACTAGTTGGTCGTATGACCCGTGATGCAGAACTTCGTTACACACCGTCTAATCAGGCTGTTGCGACTTTTACACTTGCGGTGAATCGCAATTTTAAAAATCAAAACGGTGAGCGAGAAGCGGATTTTATCAATGTGGTCATCTGGCGCCAGCAAGCTGAAAATTTGGCAAACTGGGCTAAGAAAGGTGCTTTGGTGGGTATTACTGGTCGTATTCAGACTCGTAGTTATGACAACCAGCAAGGCCAACGCGTTTATGTAACAGAAGTTGTTGCAGAAAGTTTCCAATTATTGGAAAGTCGTACTGCACGTGAAGGCCAAGGTGGAGGTTATCAAGCAAGCAATTCATTTGCTGGTGGAAATGATTACAATACTTCCTATCAAGCGCCTGCACAATCTACACCAAACTTTGCACGCGAAGAAAGCCCATTTGGGACAACAAACCCAATGGATATTTCGGATGATGATTTACCATTCTAG
- the rpsR gene encoding 30S ribosomal protein S18: MAQQRRGGFKRRKKVDYIAANKIEYVDYKDTELLSRFISERGKILPRRVTGTSAKNQRKVTTAIKRARVMALLPFVNED; this comes from the coding sequence ATGGCTCAACAACGTCGTGGCGGGTTCAAACGCCGTAAAAAAGTTGATTATATCGCAGCGAATAAAATTGAATATGTTGATTACAAAGATACTGAGCTTCTTAGCCGTTTCATTTCAGAACGTGGAAAAATCTTACCACGTCGCGTAACTGGAACTTCAGCTAAAAACCAACGCAAAGTAACAACAGCTATCAAACGCGCTCGCGTAATGGCACTATTACCATTTGTAAATGAAGATTAA